The genomic DNA TTGCAGGTATTACAATATAATAGCTTTTTAAATAGATAGTCTTTATCTAAAGGTGAAATAGAAATGAAGGAATACTTCTTTCCAGTCTTTCCAATCTATAATCTTTGTAAAGTTTTCACACTTCATAAACTTCTCTTCATCTAATAGATATTCTCCGTTAGATTTATCCCAGATAACACAATCATCTGTGGTATCATCTTCTTCGATAATTATTTTTCCTCCGTATAAGGGACATTGTATGATTCTTTTGAGGAAGGGTTTGGTGATTTTTTTAATAGGATTGTTGTTTGAATTTTCAATCAAGGCATCTAAGGTGTTACCATCTTTAATGATAGAGTTCTTATAGGTAGCAAATATCCTTTTAACTAATGCTGATTCATCTGAGTTAATTTCAAAGTCATGTTTTTTACCTTTCACCTTGTTATAAGCAAAGGGAGGATTGCCACATTGAAAAGTTCCTTTATATCTAAGATTTTGTCTGCCACCTTTGGTTCTTTGATAAATATACTCAGGTTCTAATGTGCTGATGGACATTAAAATATTCTCTAAGAAATTTGTGATATAAGAGCTGGTGTCGAAATTGAGATTGCCTTCTTTTGCATAGAATACTTTCACATTATGCTTCTTAAAAATTCTTCTTAAGTGCATGAAATCATCTACTCTTCTAGAAAGACGATCTCTACGAATGAGTACTAAGTTTTTGAACATGCGTGTTTCCATATCACTTAGAAGCTTTTTAAACTCTTTTCGATCATAGAAATGTTTCATTCTTGCTGATTCCTTGTCTTCGTAGACTTTGTAGAGAAGTAGGTTATTTTCTTCAATGAACTTTGTACAGGTTTCTTTCTGAGAATCTAAAGAAAAACTGTCATTTTTTCCCGATATCCTAGCATAAATAGCAGCGTAATGCTCAGGGGTAGGATCTAATAATGTTTTTTTATGCCCATCCTTACCTAAAGTATCTTTATTTCTTATGTAATCATCAATTTTTCTTATTACTTGTTGAGAATTGGTTGGCATACATATTCACCTCAGCTATATG from Inediibacterium massiliense includes the following:
- a CDS encoding recombinase family protein, giving the protein MPTNSQQVIRKIDDYIRNKDTLGKDGHKKTLLDPTPEHYAAIYARISGKNDSFSLDSQKETCTKFIEENNLLLYKVYEDKESARMKHFYDRKEFKKLLSDMETRMFKNLVLIRRDRLSRRVDDFMHLRRIFKKHNVKVFYAKEGNLNFDTSSYITNFLENILMSISTLEPEYIYQRTKGGRQNLRYKGTFQCGNPPFAYNKVKGKKHDFEINSDESALVKRIFATYKNSIIKDGNTLDALIENSNNNPIKKITKPFLKRIIQCPLYGGKIIIEEDDTTDDCVIWDKSNGEYLLDEEKFMKCENFTKIIDWKDWKEVFLHFYFTFR